One Gemmatimonadaceae bacterium DNA segment encodes these proteins:
- a CDS encoding DUF4440 domain-containing protein, which produces MSQPRIPVHALRLLSGASLLLACASGAKDSAPSRAEAAAIADTLRATVRDAYDLSKGDVVRRMMAVYPASGRVISATGGRISTSRDSLQLAIAAFWDGVGQFMVDPTWTWGTMEVDVLSRDAAVMSARYTVPHWTDAGRPHVIGGVWTTVWSRGPGGWHVIHEHLSDLPRPAAERLEATMPRRDSVSTASHGAAAHPRD; this is translated from the coding sequence ATGTCACAGCCCCGAATTCCGGTCCACGCGCTTCGACTGCTGTCGGGCGCCAGCCTGCTCCTCGCTTGTGCCTCCGGGGCGAAGGACAGCGCGCCATCGCGCGCCGAGGCGGCGGCCATTGCCGATACGCTGCGAGCTACCGTGCGTGACGCCTACGATCTTTCAAAGGGCGACGTGGTTCGTCGCATGATGGCCGTGTATCCGGCGAGTGGCCGAGTGATCTCGGCAACCGGCGGGCGCATTTCGACCAGTCGCGACTCGCTCCAATTGGCCATCGCTGCATTTTGGGACGGGGTTGGCCAGTTCATGGTTGACCCCACGTGGACCTGGGGCACGATGGAAGTCGACGTGCTCTCGCGCGACGCCGCGGTGATGAGCGCCCGGTACACGGTTCCCCATTGGACGGACGCCGGACGTCCGCATGTGATCGGTGGCGTATGGACCACCGTGTGGTCGCGAGGCCCGGGCGGCTGGCACGTGATCCATGAGCACCTCTCGGACCTGCCCCGGCCAGCTGCGGAGCGTTTGGAGGCGACCATGCCACGGCGGGACTCCGTGAGCACGGCCAGTCACGGCGCTGCGGCGCACCCGCGCGACTAA